The Cloacibacillus sp. An23 genome includes a window with the following:
- a CDS encoding aminodeoxychorismate/anthranilate synthase component II: MFLLIDNYDSFAYNLYQLVGSFVPDIMVARNDAVTADEVEALAPEAIFLSPGPGRPENAGVCPALVRRFAGKIPIFGVCLGMQVICSALGGRVSYAKTLMHGKVSRISLEGESVLFKGLESGFPAARYHSLAAVEKSLPPALKVTARAGDGEIMALEDVKRLVCGVQFHPESVMTPDGPAMVKNFIDAVKAGRK; the protein is encoded by the coding sequence ATGTTTCTGCTCATAGATAATTACGACAGCTTTGCGTACAACCTGTATCAGCTCGTCGGCTCGTTCGTTCCGGACATAATGGTCGCGCGCAACGACGCCGTGACTGCCGACGAAGTGGAGGCGCTCGCGCCGGAGGCTATATTCCTCTCGCCTGGGCCGGGACGTCCCGAGAACGCTGGCGTCTGCCCCGCGCTGGTGCGGCGCTTCGCGGGAAAGATCCCGATTTTCGGCGTCTGCCTCGGGATGCAGGTGATCTGCTCCGCCCTCGGCGGGCGCGTGTCGTACGCGAAGACTCTGATGCACGGGAAAGTTTCGCGCATTTCGCTCGAAGGCGAGAGCGTGCTTTTCAAAGGCTTGGAGAGCGGATTTCCCGCGGCGCGCTATCATTCGCTCGCCGCTGTGGAGAAGAGCCTTCCGCCGGCGCTCAAGGTGACGGCGCGCGCCGGCGACGGCGAGATAATGGCGCTCGAGGACGTTAAGCGCCTCGTCTGCGGTGTGCAGTTCCATCCGGAATCCGTAATGACGCCGGACGGCCCGGCGATGGTTAAGAATTTCATAGACGCCGTCAAAGCAGGGAGGAAATAA
- the ispF gene encoding 2-C-methyl-D-erythritol 2,4-cyclodiphosphate synthase: MNDAPLWSFLITAGGSGSRLGGTPKQFRMLGGAPVWRWSFDTADRLRRMGRVRDIVMTVPSEDLAVLAGEAKKLGLTLVEGGRSRSESVIKGLGACRGPHVLVHDGARPFISERLCLKLMDAAEAEGSGAVPLLPSTDSLKIAENGEITGTADRSRCFRTQTPQAFPLQELLEVMENSPDGGTDEASLWMAAGRKIVPVEGEEMNFKITSRFDWDAANALVRCACRTERRTGHGYDIHQLAEGRPLIIAGVRVEGVSYGLLGHSDADVVAHTVMDALLGAAGEPDIGTLFPASDEKWRGADSMELLREVLALLASKGWRPEWVDVTLNAQRPRLGGMVPAFIENMNAALGGGEKRIFNMKVKSAEHCGSAGRGECMICHGVATISRVLAECAPRHEFD; the protein is encoded by the coding sequence ATGAACGACGCGCCTCTCTGGTCGTTCCTCATAACGGCGGGCGGCTCCGGCAGCCGCCTCGGGGGCACGCCGAAGCAGTTCCGTATGCTCGGCGGCGCGCCGGTTTGGCGCTGGTCCTTCGATACCGCGGACAGGCTCCGCCGCATGGGGCGCGTCCGCGATATAGTCATGACCGTTCCGAGTGAAGACCTCGCCGTGCTCGCTGGCGAGGCGAAAAAGCTCGGGCTGACGCTCGTCGAGGGCGGACGTTCGAGAAGCGAGTCGGTGATAAAGGGACTTGGAGCGTGCCGCGGGCCGCACGTGCTGGTGCACGATGGGGCCCGCCCTTTTATAAGCGAAAGGCTTTGCCTTAAGCTCATGGACGCGGCGGAGGCCGAAGGCTCAGGGGCCGTGCCGCTGCTTCCCTCGACAGATTCGCTGAAAATCGCGGAGAACGGCGAAATTACCGGAACGGCGGACAGGTCGCGCTGTTTCAGGACGCAGACGCCGCAGGCTTTCCCTCTCCAAGAGCTTCTTGAGGTCATGGAAAATTCTCCGGACGGAGGGACTGACGAAGCGTCGCTTTGGATGGCGGCCGGCAGGAAAATCGTTCCTGTGGAGGGCGAAGAGATGAATTTCAAGATAACCTCTCGGTTCGACTGGGACGCGGCGAACGCGCTCGTGCGCTGCGCATGCAGAACCGAACGGCGGACGGGCCACGGCTACGACATCCATCAGCTCGCCGAGGGGCGTCCGCTCATTATCGCCGGCGTTAGGGTGGAGGGCGTCTCTTACGGCCTGCTCGGCCATTCCGACGCCGATGTCGTAGCGCACACTGTGATGGACGCGCTGCTCGGGGCGGCCGGAGAGCCTGATATCGGGACTCTCTTTCCTGCTTCGGACGAAAAGTGGCGCGGCGCGGACAGCATGGAGCTGCTTCGCGAGGTGCTGGCGCTGCTTGCGTCGAAGGGCTGGCGTCCCGAATGGGTGGACGTTACGCTCAACGCGCAGAGGCCGCGCCTCGGAGGCATGGTCCCGGCGTTCATCGAAAATATGAACGCCGCGCTCGGAGGCGGAGAAAAAAGGATCTTCAACATGAAGGTGAAGTCGGCGGAACACTGCGGAAGCGCCGGAAGAGGCGAGTGCATGATATGCCACGGCGTAGCCACTATATCGCGCGTTCTCGCTGAGTGCGCGCCGCGGCATGAATTTGATTAA
- the trpE gene encoding anthranilate synthase component I, with protein sequence MYPELEEVKALARSGDYGRIPVCRELYADRFTPVEVMRTLRAAGKHCFLLESAENNQRWGRYSFLGYEPALELTCNDGKLRIREAVGDGETRERTEETDHPGAAIRAVLSEHKSPKIKGMPPFCGGLVGYFSYDYFKYAEPKLRGGEEAGDFRDVDLMLFDKVIAFDHYRQKLMLIAGVPANDVDAGYLRAWKDLDDMESLLVSGAKAVFRPLRLKEELTPRFSKKEYCGMVERAKKYIREGDIFQVVLSNPLTAAAEGSLFDTYRVLRTTNPSPYMFYFSSDDIEIAGASPETLARLEDGTLYTFPLAGTRRRGADAEEDAALERELLADEKELAEHNMLVDLGRNDLGRVCALNSVKVERYLNVLHFSHVMHIGSTVSGRLRPDRDAVDAVDSILPAGTLSGAPKIRACEIIRELEGARRGIYGGAVGYLDFSGNMDTCIAIRLAYKKNGRVCVQSGAGIVADSVPEREFQECADKAQAVVRALREAEGGL encoded by the coding sequence ATGTATCCCGAACTGGAGGAAGTGAAGGCGCTAGCGAGGAGCGGAGATTACGGAAGGATACCGGTGTGCCGCGAGCTGTACGCCGACAGATTCACGCCCGTCGAGGTGATGAGGACGCTGCGCGCGGCGGGGAAGCACTGCTTCCTGCTTGAGAGCGCGGAGAACAACCAGCGCTGGGGGCGCTATTCATTCCTAGGCTACGAACCGGCTCTCGAGCTGACCTGCAACGACGGGAAGCTCCGCATCCGCGAGGCCGTCGGCGACGGCGAGACTCGCGAGAGAACGGAGGAGACCGACCATCCCGGCGCAGCCATCCGCGCGGTGCTTAGCGAGCACAAAAGCCCGAAGATCAAAGGGATGCCGCCCTTCTGCGGCGGCCTCGTCGGATATTTCTCGTACGACTATTTCAAATATGCCGAGCCGAAGCTGCGCGGCGGCGAAGAGGCAGGAGATTTCCGCGACGTGGACCTGATGCTTTTCGACAAGGTCATCGCGTTCGACCACTACCGTCAGAAGCTGATGCTTATCGCCGGAGTCCCGGCGAACGACGTCGACGCCGGGTATCTGCGCGCGTGGAAAGATTTGGACGACATGGAGTCGCTGCTCGTGAGCGGGGCGAAGGCGGTGTTCCGTCCGCTGCGTCTCAAGGAAGAGCTCACGCCGCGCTTTTCGAAGAAGGAGTACTGCGGCATGGTCGAACGCGCGAAGAAATATATCCGCGAAGGAGACATATTTCAGGTAGTACTTTCCAATCCGCTGACTGCGGCCGCCGAGGGCAGCCTGTTCGACACCTATCGCGTGCTTCGCACTACGAACCCGTCGCCCTATATGTTCTATTTCTCAAGCGACGACATAGAAATAGCGGGCGCTTCGCCGGAGACGCTCGCACGCCTCGAGGACGGCACGCTCTATACCTTCCCGCTCGCGGGGACTCGCAGGCGCGGAGCGGACGCAGAGGAGGACGCGGCGCTCGAGCGCGAGCTTCTCGCCGACGAGAAAGAGCTCGCCGAGCACAATATGCTCGTAGACCTCGGGCGCAACGATCTCGGGCGCGTCTGCGCGCTGAACAGTGTAAAGGTGGAGCGTTATCTCAACGTGCTGCATTTCTCGCACGTCATGCACATCGGCTCAACGGTGTCTGGACGCCTCCGTCCGGACCGCGACGCGGTGGACGCTGTGGATTCGATACTGCCGGCCGGGACTCTTTCGGGCGCTCCGAAGATCCGCGCCTGCGAGATAATCCGCGAGCTGGAGGGCGCGCGGCGCGGAATTTACGGCGGCGCGGTCGGATATCTCGATTTCAGCGGCAACATGGACACCTGCATAGCGATTCGCCTCGCCTATAAAAAGAACGGGCGCGTCTGCGTGCAGTCGGGCGCCGGCATAGTCGCCGACAGCGTGCCGGAGCGCGAGTTCCAGGAGTGCGCCGACAAGGCGCAGGCCGTGGTCCGCGCTCTGCGCGAGGCGGAAGGAGGACTTTAG
- the trpD gene encoding anthranilate phosphoribosyltransferase, producing the protein MIKEAIIKLSKKEDLTFEEAREVMNEIMNGQASGVQMAAYLTALSLKGETIDEITASAVGMREHCIRLLHDVDALEIVGTGGDNANSFNISTTAALVIAAGGVPVAKHGNRAASSKCGAADVLEALGVNITISPERSAELLKKINICFLFAQNYHIAMKYVAPVRRELGIRTVFNILGPLSNPAGAKRELMGVYDETLVEPLAHVMSRLGVVRGMVVFGQDSLDEISMSAPTTVCEIKDGWFQSYVLTPEDFGYKRCAKAELVGGTPAENAGITKSILGGSDRGPKRSAVCLNAGAALYIGGKAASVKEGVRAAEELIDSGAAMRKLEEFIRESNR; encoded by the coding sequence ATGATAAAAGAAGCGATAATAAAACTTTCCAAGAAAGAGGACCTCACCTTCGAAGAGGCGCGCGAGGTCATGAACGAGATAATGAACGGCCAGGCGAGCGGCGTCCAGATGGCGGCCTACCTGACGGCGCTCTCGCTCAAGGGCGAGACGATAGACGAGATAACGGCGTCGGCGGTAGGGATGCGCGAGCACTGCATCAGGCTGCTGCACGACGTGGACGCGCTCGAAATCGTCGGCACCGGCGGGGACAACGCTAACTCCTTCAACATTTCGACGACGGCGGCGCTGGTCATAGCGGCCGGCGGCGTGCCGGTAGCGAAGCACGGAAACCGCGCTGCGTCGTCGAAGTGCGGGGCCGCCGACGTGCTCGAGGCGCTCGGCGTGAACATCACGATTTCGCCGGAGCGCAGCGCGGAGCTCCTGAAGAAGATAAACATCTGCTTCCTCTTCGCGCAGAACTATCACATAGCAATGAAGTACGTCGCTCCGGTGCGCCGCGAGCTCGGCATCAGGACGGTCTTCAACATACTCGGGCCGCTGTCGAACCCGGCGGGCGCGAAGCGCGAACTGATGGGCGTATACGACGAGACGCTCGTCGAGCCGCTCGCCCACGTCATGTCGCGCCTCGGCGTCGTCCGCGGAATGGTCGTCTTCGGGCAGGACAGCCTCGACGAAATTTCAATGAGCGCGCCGACGACGGTCTGCGAGATAAAGGACGGCTGGTTCCAGTCCTACGTGCTCACGCCCGAGGATTTCGGCTACAAGCGCTGCGCCAAGGCCGAGCTCGTCGGAGGCACGCCGGCGGAGAACGCGGGGATAACGAAGTCGATACTCGGCGGAAGCGACCGCGGCCCGAAGCGCAGCGCCGTATGCCTCAACGCCGGAGCCGCGCTCTATATCGGCGGCAAGGCCGCGAGCGTGAAAGAGGGCGTGCGCGCGGCGGAGGAGCTCATCGACTCGGGTGCGGCGATGCGCAAGCTCGAGGAATTTATCCGGGAGAGCAACAGGTGA
- the guaB gene encoding IMP dehydrogenase gives MEKNSGKFVDYRGFTFDDVLLVPGYSEVVPSGVNVTTKLTPQIDLNIPICSAAMDTVTEARLAIALAREGGIGILHRNLPLEDQAVEVDKVKRSESGVIVDPFYRHPSDSIRQAVELMEHYHISGVPVVDDEIRLVGIITNRDLRFVTNLDQPISNVMTKDHLVTAPVGTTLDDAKSILMGSKVEKLPIVDKDNKLKGLITIKDILKAKAFPNAAKDCHGRLRVGAAIGVGHDAKDRAAALVKAGVDVIVVDTAHGHSKMVIDMVAYLRKTYPDLPIIGGNIATSAAAEALIEAGADGVKVGIGPGSICTTRIVAGIGVPQVAAVMNVSETAHRLGKTVIADGGIRYSGDIVKALAAGGDVVMIGSLFAGTEESPGEPVIYKGRSFKSYRGMGSLGAMKGGCSKDRYFQEGATEDKLVPEGIEGMVPHKGPISAVIYQMVGGIRAGMGYVGAPTIDRLHTDSRFVQVTAASMKESHPHDVVITKEAPNYWAE, from the coding sequence ATGGAGAAAAACAGCGGGAAATTTGTTGATTATCGCGGTTTTACGTTCGACGACGTATTGTTAGTCCCCGGCTACAGCGAGGTGGTGCCGTCAGGCGTCAACGTGACGACCAAGCTTACGCCGCAGATAGACCTTAACATACCTATATGCAGCGCGGCGATGGACACCGTCACGGAAGCGCGCCTCGCGATAGCGCTCGCACGCGAGGGCGGTATCGGCATACTGCACAGGAACCTTCCGCTCGAGGATCAGGCGGTCGAGGTCGACAAAGTCAAGCGCTCCGAGTCCGGGGTCATAGTAGATCCGTTCTACCGCCATCCGTCCGACTCCATACGTCAGGCGGTCGAGCTCATGGAGCATTATCACATTTCCGGCGTTCCGGTCGTCGACGACGAGATACGTCTGGTAGGCATCATTACGAACCGCGACCTGCGCTTCGTCACCAACCTTGATCAGCCTATATCCAACGTAATGACGAAGGACCACCTTGTCACCGCTCCCGTCGGCACGACGCTCGACGACGCGAAGAGCATACTCATGGGCTCTAAGGTCGAGAAGCTTCCGATAGTAGACAAGGACAACAAGCTCAAAGGGCTTATAACGATAAAGGATATACTCAAGGCCAAGGCATTCCCGAACGCCGCGAAAGACTGCCACGGACGTCTCCGCGTCGGCGCGGCGATAGGCGTAGGGCACGACGCGAAGGACAGGGCCGCGGCCCTCGTCAAGGCGGGGGTCGACGTCATCGTCGTAGACACGGCGCACGGACACTCCAAGATGGTCATCGACATGGTGGCCTATCTCAGAAAGACCTATCCCGACCTTCCGATCATCGGCGGCAACATCGCCACCTCGGCTGCGGCGGAAGCTCTTATCGAAGCGGGAGCGGACGGCGTAAAGGTCGGAATCGGCCCCGGCTCTATATGCACGACGCGCATCGTCGCCGGCATCGGCGTCCCGCAGGTCGCGGCGGTGATGAACGTCTCCGAGACGGCGCACCGCCTCGGCAAGACCGTCATCGCCGACGGCGGAATCCGTTACTCGGGCGACATCGTCAAGGCGCTCGCTGCGGGCGGCGACGTCGTCATGATAGGCTCGCTCTTCGCCGGAACGGAAGAAAGCCCTGGAGAGCCCGTCATCTACAAGGGACGCTCCTTCAAGAGCTACCGCGGCATGGGCTCGCTCGGAGCGATGAAGGGCGGATGCAGCAAAGACCGCTATTTCCAGGAAGGCGCGACGGAAGACAAGCTCGTGCCGGAAGGCATAGAAGGTATGGTTCCGCACAAAGGGCCGATCTCCGCGGTCATCTATCAGATGGTCGGCGGCATACGCGCGGGCATGGGATACGTCGGCGCGCCGACGATTGACAGACTCCACACCGACTCGCGCTTCGTCCAGGTGACGGCGGCGTCGATGAAAGAAAGCCACCCGCACGACGTGGTGATAACGAAGGAAGCCCCGAATTACTGGGCGGAATAA
- the trpC gene encoding indole-3-glycerol phosphate synthase TrpC gives MNILAEIAEKTKARVAEDKKRVPSAEVRREAEAAAKTRTPRAFENALRGGGVSFICEVKRASPSKGLIAEDFPYLDIARDYEAAGAAAISCLTEPYWFRGRDEYLREIARAVTIPVLRKDFTIDEYMIYAASALGASAVLLIVSILDGARLRDYTALADELNLSALVEVHDEAETELALGCGARIIGVNNRDLKTFKVDMNVSRRLRPLVPREIVFVSESGVDGPEDIEILRRCGADAVLVGEKLMRAADKRAMLDELRGTAR, from the coding sequence GTGAACATCCTCGCCGAAATAGCGGAAAAAACTAAAGCGCGCGTGGCGGAGGACAAAAAGCGCGTCCCGTCCGCGGAGGTGCGGCGCGAGGCCGAAGCCGCGGCAAAGACCAGAACGCCGCGCGCTTTCGAGAACGCGCTGCGCGGCGGCGGCGTTTCGTTCATCTGCGAGGTCAAGCGCGCCTCGCCGTCGAAGGGGCTGATAGCGGAAGATTTTCCGTACCTCGACATAGCGCGCGATTACGAGGCGGCGGGCGCTGCGGCGATTTCGTGCCTGACGGAGCCGTACTGGTTCAGGGGACGCGACGAATATTTGCGCGAGATAGCGCGCGCCGTGACGATTCCCGTGCTCCGCAAGGACTTCACGATCGACGAGTACATGATATACGCGGCGTCGGCGCTAGGCGCGTCGGCTGTGCTTCTGATAGTTTCGATACTCGACGGCGCGCGGCTGCGCGACTATACGGCGCTCGCGGATGAGCTGAATCTCTCGGCGCTCGTCGAAGTCCACGACGAAGCGGAGACGGAGCTCGCTCTCGGCTGCGGCGCGCGGATAATAGGAGTCAACAACCGCGACCTGAAAACATTCAAGGTAGACATGAACGTGAGCCGCAGGCTGCGCCCGCTCGTACCGCGCGAGATTGTCTTCGTCTCCGAGAGCGGCGTGGACGGCCCCGAGGATATAGAGATCCTGCGCCGCTGCGGCGCGGACGCCGTGCTCGTCGGCGAGAAGCTCATGCGCGCCGCCGACAAGCGCGCGATGCTAGACGAGCTGAGGGGGACGGCACGGTGA
- the xth gene encoding exodeoxyribonuclease III, whose protein sequence is MAITIATFNVNSVKSRIPVLTEWFDREGAPDVLCLQETKCRDEDFPAYFFEDYYDHCVFRGMKSYNGVAVLSKREPDEVWFGLGDGEAAEREESENARVALARFGELFVLNTYIPQGKEIDNPDYPYKLRFIERVRGLLERRCSPEGLVVWVGDLNVAPTDIDVTNPKNKKDHVCFHEDVKKALAYAMEWGLVDIFREHLPEAGEYTFWDYRVKEALARNIGWRIDHVLGTKRAAALCRSVRVERELRALDKPSDHTAVTAEFDIEF, encoded by the coding sequence ATGGCGATTACTATTGCGACGTTCAACGTAAATTCCGTAAAGAGCCGCATTCCGGTTTTGACCGAGTGGTTCGACAGGGAGGGCGCGCCCGACGTGCTCTGCCTTCAGGAGACGAAGTGCCGCGACGAGGATTTCCCGGCGTATTTCTTCGAGGACTACTACGACCACTGCGTTTTCCGCGGCATGAAGAGCTACAACGGCGTCGCCGTGCTCTCGAAGCGCGAGCCGGACGAGGTGTGGTTCGGCCTCGGCGACGGCGAGGCGGCGGAGCGGGAGGAGTCGGAGAACGCGCGCGTCGCGCTCGCGCGCTTCGGCGAGCTTTTCGTCCTCAACACGTATATCCCGCAGGGCAAAGAGATCGACAACCCTGATTATCCGTACAAGCTGCGTTTTATAGAGCGCGTGCGCGGGTTGCTCGAACGCCGCTGTTCGCCGGAGGGCCTCGTCGTCTGGGTCGGCGACCTCAACGTCGCGCCCACCGACATCGACGTGACGAATCCCAAAAACAAGAAGGATCACGTCTGCTTCCACGAGGATGTGAAAAAGGCGCTCGCCTACGCGATGGAGTGGGGGCTCGTCGATATTTTCCGCGAACATCTGCCTGAGGCTGGTGAATATACTTTCTGGGATTACCGCGTAAAGGAGGCGCTCGCCAGAAATATCGGCTGGCGCATAGACCATGTGCTCGGCACGAAACGCGCCGCGGCGCTTTGCCGTTCGGTGCGTGTCGAACGCGAGCTGCGCGCTCTTGACAAGCCGTCCGACCACACGGCTGTGACGGCGGAGTTCGATATTGAGTTTTAA